From Candoia aspera isolate rCanAsp1 chromosome 4, rCanAsp1.hap2, whole genome shotgun sequence, a single genomic window includes:
- the LOC134496571 gene encoding olfactory receptor 14A16-like, translating into MSNHSTVTEFLLMGFFSDRNIQLLHFVMFLSIYLIALIGNFLIVIVVILNHHLHTPMYFFLVNLSLTDICYITTTVPKSMAVSLTGNKVISLPACVAQVFLVLTCAGSEIALLTIMAYDRYIAICNPLQYSFILTWNMCNLMAVASWISSLVHASLQTVMTFQLNFCGQNKIEQFFCDIPQLLKNSCSDAKVNHILIWIIAFVLDSFITGVISASYGYIISAVLKIPSVEGRWKVFSTCIPHLVVFSLFVFTAFFSYMRPISLSSPTVDLLSAVLYTVLPPVLNPIIYSLRNKDIQAAVWKLTSTMKRNFLI; encoded by the coding sequence ATGTCCAACCACTCTACCGTGACAGAATTTCTTCtcatgggatttttttctgaCCGTAATATACAACTTCTACATTTTGTCATGTTTCTATCCATTTACTTAATAGCTTTAATTGGAAATTTTCTGATTGTGATTGTTGTAATCCTGAACCACCACCTTCATACCCCCATGTATTTCTTTTTGGTCAACCTGTCCCTGACTGATATTTGTTACATCACAACCACTGTCCCCAAATCAATGGCAGTTTCACTGACAGGTAACAAAGTAATTTCTCTTCCTGCATGTGTTGCTCAGGTTTTCTTAGTTTTGACTTGTGCAGGTTCTGAGATTGCCTTGCTTACCATCATGGCTTATGACCGGTACATTGCCATCTGCAATCCTTTACAATATAGTTTCATCCTGACCTGGAATATGTGCAACCTAATGGCAGTGGCTTCCTGGATCAGTTCCCTGGTACATGCATCACTTCAAACTGTCATGACTTTCCAATTAAACTTCTGTGGGCAAAACAAGATTGAGCAGTTTTTCTGTGATATTCCTCAGTTACTAAAAAATTCTTGCAGTGATGCAAAAGTTAACCACATTTTGATTTGGATAATTGCATTTGTGTTGGATTCATTTATTACTGGAGTCATTTCTGCTTCTTATGGCTATATTATTTCTGCTGTGCTGAAGATTCCATCTGTTGAAGGCAGATGGAAAGTTTTCTCAACTTGTATTCCACACTTGGTTGTCTTTTCTTTATTTGTCTTTACAGCTTTTTTTTCATACATGAGGCCAATATCTCTTTCTTCTCCCACTGTAGACTTACTTTCTGCTGTTTTGTATACAGTTTTGCCTCCCGTTCTGAATCCCATCATTTATAGCCTCCGGAACAAGGACATTCAAGCAGCTGTGTGGAAATTAACATCAACCATGAAAAGGAATTTCCTAATCTGA
- the LOC134497309 gene encoding olfactory receptor 14A16-like, whose protein sequence is MANQSTVTEFLLMGFSDDCDMQILYFVMFLVIYLLALTGNFLLVVAVILNHHLHAPMYFFLANLSFSDVCFISTMIPKAMAISLTNNRLISHAGCAAQVFSVFTFGGSELALLTIMAYDRYVAICHPLQYNIILNWDACMHIAAASWLTCMIHALLQTVIVFQWKFCRSYRIEQFFCDVPQLQKISCSDTRISQILILVVGIFVDSFCSGFIFVSYGYIFSAVLKVPSVQGRYKAFSTCTPHLMVFSLFLSSSVFAYMRPQSLSSHTLDLLSAVLYTVLPPLLNPLIYSFRSKDVQKAVWGMLKK, encoded by the coding sequence ATGGCCAACCAATCCACTGTGACAGAATTCCTTCTGATGGGATTTTCTGATGACTGTGATATGCAAattctgtattttgtaatgtTTCTTGTCATTTACTTACTAGCCTTAACTGGGAATTTTCTTCTGGTGGTAGCTGTGATCCTAAATCACCACCTTCATGCTCCCATGTACTTCTTTTTGGCAAATTTGTCATTCTCTGATGTTTGCTTCATCTCAACTATGATCCCTAAAGCCATGGCCATTTCTCTGACAAACAACAGGCTGATCTCCCATGCTGGATGTGCTGCTCAGGTCTTCTCAGTTTTCACCTTTGGAGGTTCTGAGCTTGCCTTGCTCACCATCATGGCTTATGACCGTTATGTGGCCATCTGCCATCCCCTGCAATACAATATAATCCTGAACTGGGATGCTTGTATGCATATAGCAGCTGCTTCCTGGCTTACCTGTATGATCCATGCGTTGCTCCAAACTGTAATTGTGTTTCAATGGAAATTTTGCAGGTCATATAGGATTGAGCAGTTTTTCTGTGATGTCCCCCAGTTACAGAAGATTTCCTGTAGTGATACAAGAATTAGTCAAATTCTGATTTTAGTTGTAGGGATTTTCGTAGACTCATTTTGTAGTGggttcatttttgtttcctatgGCTACATCTTCTCTGCTGTGCTAAAAGTTCCATCAGTTCAAGGCAGATATAAAGctttctcaacatgtactccgCACCTGAtggttttttctttatttctgagcTCTTCTGTGTTTGCTTACATGAGGCCCCAAAGTCTTTCCTCCCATACTCTGGACTTGCTCTCTGCTGTGCTCTACACAGTTTTGCCCCCACTGCTCAATCCCCTCATTTATAGCTTCAGGAGCAAGGACGTCCAAAAGGCTGTGTGGGGAATGCTTAAAAAGTAA
- the LOC134496570 gene encoding olfactory receptor 14A16-like, giving the protein MANQSGLAEFLLMGFSDDPVVQIIHFVMFFFIYLTAIMGNALLAITVALNCSLHTPMYFFLVNLSLSDICFISTTIPKSLATSLTDNKVITFAECVAQVFSIFTLAGSDLALLTTMAYDCYVAICHPLRYSLILNWDTCMQMAAASWLTSMIHALLETVIVFQWKFCRSYRIDQFFCDVPQLQKISCTDTSTSQTLIFVTAITISLLCCGIIFVSYGYIFSAVLKIQSIQGRYKAFSTCIPHLIVFSLFLGTALFSYMRPKGPSSHIVDLLSAVFYTVLPPLLNPIIYSFRNKNMKEAMWKIGTTIVYFLSLKIK; this is encoded by the coding sequence atggccAATCAATCTGGTCTGGCAGAATTCCTTCTGATGGGATTTTCTGATGACCCTGTTGTTCAAATTATACattttgtgatgtttttcttcatttacttAACAGCCATAATGGGAAATGCCCTCCTTGCTATCACTGTGGCCCTGAACTGCTCCCTTCACActccaatgtatttctttttagtCAACTTGTCACTTTCAGACATTTGCTTCATCTCAACCACCATCCCCAAATCCTTGGCCACTTCCTTAACAGATAACAAAGTGATTACCTTTGCTGAATGTGTTGCCCAAGTCTTCTCAATTTTCACCCTTGCAGGTTCTGACCTTGCCTTGCTTACCACCATGGCTTATGATTGTTATGTGGCCATTTGCCATCCCCTGCGATACAGTCTAATCCTGAACTGGGACACTTGTATGCAAATGGCAGCTGCTTCCTGGCTCACCTCTATGATCCATGCACTGCTAGAAACTGTAATTGTATTTCAGTGGAAATTCTGCAGGTCGTATAGGATTGACCAATTTTTCTGTGATGTCCCTCAGTTACAGAAGATTTCTTGCACTGATACAAGTACTAGTCAAACACTGATTTTTGTGACAGCAATCACTATTAGCTTACTTTGTTGTggcattatttttgtttcttatggCTACATCTTCTCAGCTGTGCTAAAGATTCAATCCATTCAAGGTAGATACAAAGCCTTCTCAACCTGCATCCCCCACCTgattgtattttctttatttctcggTACTGCATTGTTTTCTTACATGAGACCAAAAGGTCCTTCTTCACATATTGTAGATTTGCTTTCTGCTGTTTTTTACACAGTTTTGCCACCATTGCTGAATCCTATTATTTATAGCTTCAGGAACAAGAACATGAAAGAAGCCATGTGGAAAATAGGGACAACAattgtttatttcctttctttaaaaataaaatga